The Dioscorea cayenensis subsp. rotundata cultivar TDr96_F1 chromosome 7, TDr96_F1_v2_PseudoChromosome.rev07_lg8_w22 25.fasta, whole genome shotgun sequence genome includes a region encoding these proteins:
- the LOC120265105 gene encoding ABC transporter I family member 20-like — translation MPTPHIFFHHPSPSTLGRSVFHDIALTSSGDLSYLGCEWRRYVFFASFEVSIQMDVSVERMIYGVTGVDPQRREELIKVLDIELSWRVHKSSYGQRRRLQICMGLLKPFKVLLLGEITVDLDELARANLLKYL, via the coding sequence ATGCCGACaccccacatcttcttccatcATCCATCACCATCAACACTTGGGAGGTCTGTTTTTCACGATATTGCTCTAACTTCTTCTGGCGATCTCTCTTACCTTGGTTGTGAGTGGAGGAGATATGTTTTCTTTGCTAGTTTTGAGGTGTCCATACAGATGGATGTCTCAGTAGAGAGAATGATTTATGGAGTCACTGGCGTCGACCCCCAAAGGAGAGAAGAACTAATTAAAGTTTTAGACATTGAGCTGTCATGGAGAGTGCATAAATCATCATATGGTCAGCGGAGAAGGTTACAAATATGTATGGGCCTTCTTAAACCATTTAAGGTTCTTCTTCTTGGTGAGATTACAGTCGATCTAGATGAGTTGGCAAGAGCCAACCTGttgaaatatttgtga